The Ramlibacter algicola genome segment GTGAAGTCCACGCCGTAGCGCAACCTGTCCAGCACGAGCACCACCGTCGCAAGCGCGAGCGCCACGGCCGCCACGAGCGACGCCCGCTCCAGGGCGCGGCCGGTGCGTGGAGACGTTGCGGGAGGGGATGGGAGCGGGCGCTGCATGGGCCGCGCGATTATCCCGATGCGCCGGCTCGATAGAATCGCGCCCCGTCACGTGACCCCCAACGATCCCTCACCGGTCCGCCCCGCGACAAGCGGGCCGACCCTCCTGCTCAGCGCCTTCGGCATCCACATCGGCGGCGGGCTCGTGTTGCTGCGCGCGCTGCTGCGCGCGGGCCGCGGGGCCTGGAAGCAGGCGGCCGTCGATGCCCGGCTCGATCCGGTGGTGACCGAAGGCATTCCCCACGTAGCCGTCCGCCGCAGCCTGCTCGGGCGCGTGCGCGCCGTGCACTCGCTGGCGCGCGGCGCATCGGCGGGAGATGTCCTCTTCTGCTTCAACGGCCTGCCGCCGCTGCGCGCGCCAGCCAGGGGCGTGCGTGTCGTGTGCTTCGTCCAGGCACCGCATTTCGTGGGCGCGCACCGCGGCATCCGCTATGCACCGCTGACGCGATTGCGTATCGCGATCGAGCGCTTCTGGTTCGCGCGCGGCGTGCGCCATTGCGATGCATTGTGGGTGCAGACCCCCGCGATGGAAGCCGCCCTTCGCCGCCGATTCCCCGCCGCCCGCATCGAGGTCGTCCCCTTCGTCGACGACGAGCTGTTCGAGGCCCTGGCGCGGACGCCGCTCTCGGCGAATCCGCCGTACACCGGCGGCGT includes the following:
- a CDS encoding glycosyltransferase, which produces MTPNDPSPVRPATSGPTLLLSAFGIHIGGGLVLLRALLRAGRGAWKQAAVDARLDPVVTEGIPHVAVRRSLLGRVRAVHSLARGASAGDVLFCFNGLPPLRAPARGVRVVCFVQAPHFVGAHRGIRYAPLTRLRIAIERFWFARGVRHCDALWVQTPAMEAALRRRFPAARIEVVPFVDDELFEALARTPLSANPPYTGGVATFFYPAELVGHKNHATLVQAWSLLQDRGCTARLQLTLRPEEEELLARECPQLRSLAAVTNLGRLTRAQVLDTMRGSSALLFASRAETFGLPLLEATAHQVPVLAAERDFVRDVCAPAQTFDPESARSIADAVQRFLQQGQAGGIQVESAASVVRRLLAA